The following proteins come from a genomic window of Nothobranchius furzeri strain GRZ-AD chromosome 1, NfurGRZ-RIMD1, whole genome shotgun sequence:
- the csf1ra gene encoding macrophage colony-stimulating factor 1 receptor 1, with protein sequence MKYLALLLGVVASAASVEWRRPVITFKSREVGGSEVVVRVGSPLDLSCEGDGPVNWHPRLPKHKRFVSKSSGNICTLKVPRPTAEFTGTYTCVYAAESKDSNLTSSVHVFVKDPQRVFWTSSTSLRVVKKEGEAYMLPCLLTDPSATNLSLRMDNGTSVPAGMNFTINRHRGVFIHSLNPSFNADYVCTARVNGVERTSKAFSINVIQKLRSPPYVYLETEEYVRIVGEKLKVVCKTHNPNFNYNVTWKYSTKSKPTIEEMVRSSGENRLDIQSILTIPAVDLADTGNISCVGTNEAGENSTTTYLLVVDKPYIRLSPQLSPRLAQQGSLIEVNVGEDLELNVLIEAYPQIVEHRWFTPTSPNTSTQEHKFIRYNNRYRASLQLKRMNIQEQGQYTFYARSNLVNASIKFQVQMYQRPVAVVRWENVTTLTCTSFGYPAPRIIWYQCLGIRPTCNESTSGLQLAVPLQALTVEVQREENGAVEVESVLRVGPSTQRMTVECVAFNLVGISRDTFSMEVSDELLTTTLSGVAAIMAILLVLLVFLLYKYKQKPRYEIRWKIIEMSSGNNYTFIDPTQLPYNEKWEFPRDKLKLGKILGAGAFGKVVEATAYGLGKEDNAVRVAVKMLKASAHSDEREALMSELKILSHLGHHKNIVNLLGACTYGGPVLVITEYCSLGDLLNFLRQKAETFVNSVMNLPDVRKNSDYKNICSQRQFIRSDSGISSAASSTYLEMRPSQVPNTEPFLECDYEETGDWLLDIEDLLRFSLQVAQGLDFLAARNCIHRDVAARNVLLTSQREAKICDFGLARDIMNDSNYVVKGNARLPVKWMAPESIFDCIYTVQSDVWSYGILLWEIFSLGQSPYPSMAVDTRFYKMIKHGYQMSQPGFASLEMYTIMRMCWNLEPTKRPTFQKISQMIEKLLGDQLEEEQVVYQNVQQELTEEDVHDQSKCCDQAEEQQLLMKTNNKYQFC encoded by the exons ATGAAGTATCTAGCGCTGTTGCTCGGGGTCGTGGCTTCTGCTGCTTCAG TTGAATGGAGGCGTCCAGTGATCACGTTTAAATCTAGGGAAGTGGGGGGTTCTGAGGTGGTGGTCAGGGTTGGGAGCCCCCTGGATCTGAGTTGTGAGGGTGACGGACCTGTGAACTGGCACCCCAGACTACCCAAACACAAACGCTTTGTGTCCAAAAGCTCTGGGAACATCTGCACCCTAAAGGTACCACGTCCCACGGCGGAATTCACCGGAACATACACGTGTGTTTACGCTGCTGAGTCCAAGGACAGCAATCTGACCTCCTCAGTGCACGTGTTCGTGAAAG ATCCACAGCGTGTGTTCTGGACCAGCAGCACCTCCCTACGGGTGGTGAAGAAGGAGGGTGAAGCGTACATGCTGCCCTGCTTGCTAACCGACCCCTCAGCCACCAATCTGAGCCTCCGGATGGACAACGGGACCTCCGTCCCCGCAGGGATGAACTTCACCATCAACAGGCATCGTGGCGTCTTCATCCACAGCCTCAATCCCAGTTTTAATGCTGACTACGTCTGCACAGCCAGGGTCAATGGCGTAGAAAGGACCTCCAAGGCTTTTTCCATCAACGTCATCCAGA AGCTTCGTAGTCCTCCCTATGTCTACTTGGAGACAGAGGAGTATGTGCGAATAGTTGGGGAAAAACTCAAGGTTGTCTGCAAAACACACAATCCCAACTTCAACTATAACGTGACTTGGAAATATTCCACCAAATCG AAACCAACAATAGAGGAGATGGTTCGTTCCAGTGGAGAGAATCGCCTGGACATTCAGAGCATCTTGACCATTCCTGCTGTGGACCTCGCAGACACAGGAAACATCTCCTGCGTCGGTACCAATGAAGCCGGAGAGAACAGCACCACGACGTACCTGCTGGTTGTGG ACAAGCCCTACATCAGACTGTCGCCCCAACTCTCACCCAGACTGGCACAGCAGGGTTCTTTGATCGAGGTGAATGTGGGCGAAGATCTAGAGCTGAACGTGCTGATTGAAGCCTACCCTCAAATTGTCGAGCACAGATGGTTCACACCGACATCTCCCAACACTTCCACTCAGGAGCACAAGTTCATCCGATACAACAACAG ATACCGTGCAAGCCTGCAGCTGAAGAGAATGAACATTCAGGAGCAAGGCCAGTACACGTTCTACGCCAGAAGCAACTTGGTCAACGCATCCATCAAGTTTCAAGTTCAAATGTATC AGAGACCTGTTGCAGTGGTGCGATGGGAGAATGTCACCACTCTGACTTGCACCTCATTCGGCTATCCTGCTCCGAGAATCATCTGGTATCAGTGTCTAGGAATACGGCCCAC GTGCAATGAGAGCACCTCCGGGTTGCAGTTGGCAGTCCCCCTCCAGGCTCTTACTGTGGAGGTCCAGAGGGAGGAGAACGGAGCTGTGGAAGTGGAGAGCGTCCTCAGAGTGGGACCGTCCACCCAGAGGATGACTGTGGAGTGTGTGGCTTTCAATTTGGTTGGCATCAGCAGAGACACTTTTTCCATGGAGGTTTCTG ATGAACTTTTAACCACCACCCTGAGCGGAGTAGCGGCAATCATGGCAATCCTCCTGGTGCTGCTGGTTTTTCTGCTTTACAAATATAAACAG AAGCCCAGGTATGAAATCCGTTGGAAGATTATTGAAATGAGTAGTGGAAACAACTACACCTTCATTGACCCCACCCAGCTGCCCTACAACGAGAAGTGGGAGTTCCCCAGAGACAAACTCAAACTAG GAAAGATCCTGGGTGCGGGTGCATTCGGAAAAGTGGTTGAAGCAACAGCATATGGTCTTGGGAAAGAGGACAACGCCGTGCGTGTGGCTGTGAAAATGTTAAAAG CCAGCGCCCATTCAGATGAGAGGGAGGCTCTGATGTCAGAGCTGAAGATCCTGAGCCATTTGGGGCACCACAAAAATATCGTCAACCTGCTCGGTGCTTGCACATATGGAG GACCTGTGCTCGTGATCACTGAGTACTGCAGCCTTGGTGACCTCCTGAACTTCCTTCGTCAGAAGGCAGAGACGTTCGTCAATTCTGTCATGAATCTTCCTGATGTCAGGAAGAACTCAGACTACAAGAACATCTGCAGTCAGAGGCAGTTCATCAGAAG TGACAGTGGGATCTCTAGTGCAGCTTCAAGCACTTACTTGGAAATGAGGCCAAGCCAGGTGCCAAATACGGAACCATTTCTTG AGTGTGACTATGAGGAAACTGGTGACTGGCTGCTGGATATTGAGGACTTGCTGAGATTCTCCCTTCAAGTAGCTCAGGGCCTTGACTTCTTGGCTGCCAGAAAT TGTATTCACAGAGATGTTGCTGCCAGAAATGTCCTGCTGACCAGCCAGCGAGAGGCGAAGATATGTGACTTTGGCTTGGCACGGGACATCATGAATGACTCCAACTATGTTGTGAAGGGCAAT GCCCGGTTGCCAGTGAAGTGGATGGCACCAGAGAGCATCTTTGACTGCATATACACCGTCCAGAGTGACGTCTGGTCTTATGGCATCCTCCTATGGGAGATTTTCTCTCTAG GCCAGAGTCCATATCCGAGCATGGCTGTAGACACAAGGTTCTACAAGATGATAAAGCATGGCTATCAAATGTCTCAACCTGGCTTTGCTTCGCTGGAAAT GTATACCATCATGAGGATGTGCTGGAATCTGGAGCCCACGAAGCGTCCCACGTTTCAAAAAATTAGTCAGATGATAGAGAAACTGCTGGGAGACCAACTTGAGGAGGAGCAG GTAGTGTACCAGAACGTGCAGCAGGAGCTAACAGAGGAAGACGTGCATGACCAATCCAAGTGCTGTGACCAGGCGGAAGAGCAGCAACTGCTGATGAAGACCAACAACAAATATCAGTTTTGCTGA